CCTCTTTCCGGGGACGGATCTGCAACGCATTGGCATCCAGCGGGCACGATGCCAGGGCTACGTTTCCGTTGAACGATTCGGCGACCTTCGTGCCATCCCGTTTCTTCAGGTCTTCTTGACGGAATTTGTTCTGAAGTTTGATGTCGTCGAAGCGATCGATCGATAGGATGTCGAAGGCGTCCAGCCCGTCGATGTGGCTTCCCGTGGCATTCGCGAAGAGGGTCGGCAGCGAGATGGGATCGATGGCGCCGCTCACCAGACGTGGCACAGGGATCTCCCCCTCCAAAGTCAGGATCGCGGCTCCAAACACCATCTGCTGACACACCGTGATCGAGGCGAACACTCCGAAGGTGAGGCCTGCATCGTACCCGATCAGGACTCCAATGTTCTCCACCGTGAACAGATCGAAGATCGAGCGCTTGTCAGGTCTTCGGGTGAAATACGCCTTGGTCTCGATTTGCATCTCCGCGGACAGGGAGAAGGCGGTAGTGGTGAAGGAGGAGTCCACCGTGAACGTGACGCCGTCCAGGAAGGCGAATTCCAGGCTTCCATGGAGCTCGAAGCTGGGGCTCCCCCCTTCCAGGGAAAACAGGATGTACAGGTTGTTCGCCGTCAGGATCTTGTTGTGGATTGCCGGGATCGAAAGCGAAGCCGCGAAACGCGTTGTGCCGGAATCCGTCTTCCCCATCCCCAGGCAGAAATCGAGCTCTTCGATTCCCAGAAGGCTCTTCATCGCCGATGCCGAGATGGAATCCTTCCCGAAGATGAATTGCGAACAAAGGAGCCACCCGTTTTCCGGGAACGAAGGCGGGAGGGAAGCTCCAACCGCAGTTCCCGTCAGGTCCGACAGCGGAACCCCCTGCCTTCTTCGGTAGGCCAGGATCAGACTGTTCAGGGAGATCGCCTGCTGGAACTCCCGGAACTTGGTGAGCAATGAATCCAGTTCGTTCGAAGACGTCTGGGCACCCTCCGCCAGACGCATCACCACCGCCGACCCCGTGGACCGCCGGACGAATCTGAAATCCACCCAGCGTGTCGCCAGCCCGAACGACCGATGTTCGCCCATCCAGAGCACGTCGACATCCATCGACAGGGGGCCGACCAGTTTGTCGACGACCTCCAGCAATTCGGACTCGAAATCGAGCCCCACCCCGGCGCCCGGAGAGGCGTCGAAGGTTTTCAGGAGATCGTGAATTTCCAGGCTCCGGACGCTCAAGGTTCCTTGGAAGCAGGGGGTTCCGGTCTCGCTCGTCCATGCATAGGCCTGGACTGGGCAATTGCGGGAACCAATCGTCCAGGAACCCTTCACGCCGATCAGAGCCTGGGTGTTCATTTTGCGATATCCAGCTTTTCGGAGAGGTCCGGAATCGCGAGTCTCTTGCGGATTGCGTCGTTCTTGGTGTCCAAGTGCCAGATCGCCAGCGAGAGCGAATGGACCTTGATCGACTGGACATCCTTGGGCAGAAAAGCCCCGAGGTTCAACTCGACCCGGAAGGCGTACTGGTACGTGGCCTTGCCCACTTTCGGGACAAAAATGTTCAAGTAGACCGTCTGCATTTTGATCTTGATCGACTTGACATCGAAGGGGACTGCTTTATTGGGATCTGCAGGGTCCTTGCCAGGATCGATGGATTTTGAAAGCACCTCTGAAATCTTATCCGACTCCAGGCCTTCGACTTCATCTCCTTCCTTCGCATTCATGAGGGATCGGACGTCGCTGATCAGTTGGGAGATTTCGATTTCCGAGACTGGGAGATCCGCATCCTGCAGGATGTAGAACCGGGTCCCATCGTCGCCGTGCAGTACTCCCGCATTGAGTTCCGTTCCCAGTAGAGAGAGCTTCATGTTGATCATCTGCCCCGTTGTGTAATCGGTCATGTCCATCTCCAGATATTTGTTGGCCTCCCCGCCAGAGGCGTAGCGCACCCTTGGCAAGTCCGGAGATGTGCATGTGCAGGAATTGTCTTCAAGCCTAAATCGCGAGACAATCTCTGGCAAGTCGGAAAGCGGGAAAATGGTGGGAACGGTAGCCCTGGGGTGGCGGAGGTGGCTGGGTTCGGGCGTGGAGGCGAGGCGCCCTCACCCCCCGCCCCCCTCTCCCTCTCCCCCCAGGGAGAGGGGATCGGGGGTTCGGACGGGTGGGCTGGGTTGGCGACAGAAACTGGCGTTGGAGGAGAGGCGGGCTGTCTGAGGTGGCAGGCGTGGCCCCTACTGCGGAAATCCAAAGTCCCGGATCCCCAAGTCTGCCGGAGGAGAACAAGAAACACCGCATCCTTGCCCAACATCCCCGACCTCAACTAGATTCTCGCGATCCCCCCCACCCAGCCATTGATGAAGGATGCCCCTTGCCTAACTCCCGCAGTCCCCGCCATGCGATCCGCGCTTCGCACCCTCCCTTTTCCCCCGAACCGGATTATCCCCAATGAATATGGATTCCCGTTCCCACCGCTGGTTTTTTTGGCTGGTGTTGTTCCCCTGTCTGGGTATGTGGTCGTACCTCGGATTTCGCCTCTGGTCCCAGATCACCGCATCCACCTGGCGTCAATTCGCCCTACCGTATTTGCTGGCCCTATGGACAACCACGGTCCTGGTCCAGGCTGGCGTCTGGTTTCTGACGCGCCGGAAGTCCCGAAAATTGTCACGTCCCGATATCCTGGGCGTACTGGCCCTCTGGCTGGTTCAAGGCGCTGGCGTCCTATGCCTGGGAGGATCTGCGGCCAAGATGCTCATCCCCGCGAACATGGAGGACCGGAGCGACCTCCTCCTCGGCTTCTTTACCCTCTCCCAACCTGGTTTGCTCTGGTGCATGCACGTGTTGTCGCGCGTGCGCTACGAGGAAGGCACCGCCAAATCCGGTCCTCCGAAATTCTGGCGATCGCTGGGGATGCTGGCGGGAATACAAATCGCCTGGATATTTGGCGCCTACCTCCTGCTCACGGTTGGTCCTCAGGCGTTCCGTGAACAAGATTTTCCCGTCATTCTGGCGCTTCTGGCGATCGGGGCCGTGGGCTTCCTGGTGGTTCTGTACCTTCTGGTCCGGCTGATCCACATCGTGGTCCTCCGGCTATGGCGACTGGATCGCCGGAACCAATTCCATCTGCGGTGGATCGTCTTCTTGGCCCTGCCGGCATTTGGATTTCTCCTCAACTTGATGTTCCACCAGAGGATCGGCGACTTCCATGCCTGGCCGTGGTGGGCTCTGCTCTTTCTGGGCGGCATGGCCCACCTCCAGCGAGGCACTCGTTGGGGCCGGTTCTGGCCGCTCCTGGTCTTCCTCCGGGCCTCGACGTTTCCCTTCTACGCGTACTTCGCCCTGGTGATGGCGCCACTCCTGCCAGTGGGGATGCTTCTGGTCTGGGCACTTGGAGCAGGCCTGCCCATTTTCGCCTTCCTGATTTCGTTTGGGATCAGCTTGAAGTGGCTTTGGCGCGATGTCCGGATCCTGGGGCGAATCGGGCCTCGGAAGTTCGCGGGCTGGCTGGTGGTCGGAGCGGGGCTTATGGTACTGCCAGCCGTTTTGGTGGGAGCGCTCCTGCATGAAAGGATCCAGATCAGCGACGCTCTCGAGTATGGGGCAAAAGGAAACGGCAAGGATTTGGATGCCCAGTTCAGCGAAGCGACGGTACGCCGAGCCGTCAAAATCGTCGGGCTTTCCGACAACACCCCTGAGAAGCAACACGCCAACGGGAACATCCCATACCTGACCTGGCTCTACGACCTGATGGTGTTCAAGAAAAACCCCCGAGTGGGGTCACGTCGGAATCCCAAGCAGATCATTTTGGAATTGTCGCGGCAGCTGGATCTCCTAGGAGGACAGGCCCCCTCGAACACGGCGCTCTCGAGCCAGGCGATGCCTCGAGTCGACAACCCCAGGCGCCCCCTTCGCAAGACGGCGATCCAATTCGGTGATTCCGGTCGGACCTGGGTGGATTTCCGGACCGAAAGCCAGAAAAACACCAGCCTTGGCGAGATGGTGTTCGAATATCAACTGGATCTGCCGGAGGACGTCTTCGTAGATGGCTTCCGCTTGGAGGACGTCAAAAAGGAACGGAGTGGGATCCTGTCGGCTCCCCATGACCTCGCCGGGTATGAGCTTTTCGAGTACGCAAGCAGAAGTGCGCGGTGGAGATTGGAATACCAGCCCCGAACCCGGGGAATTCGGTTCACCATGGACCGTTTCTGGACGTTTGATTCGCAACGCGTGTCCATCCGGTTTCTGCACCAGGGGCGCAGCGTGGTGAGGTGGGAAGCGGATTCCGCGGTGCTGGAGGGGCGGCCAGTCATGCCCCGCGAATTCCCCTCGCTGGGCATAGTGGTTCCCGCCGATGGTGTGGATACCCTTCCCCAGGCCGCACCCCAGTACCACCTTGCCTTTGTCCTGGATGCCTCGGTCTCGTCTGGTGCGAACCGACAAATTTTGGCCGATCGCCTGGAACGCGCCCTGGGCTCACTCCCCTCCGGGGCGGGAAATGTGGAGATCTACGCCATGGGCTCCAACGGGAAACGATTGGACCCCGAGGATTGGAGGCGACAGTATCTGCAGGGAAGTTGGAATGGCTCCTTTGATTTGGCACGTGCGGCGAAGAAGATCCTGCTGGACCAGTGGAAATCAATTCCCAGGAAGTGGTCGGGATCGTGGCGGTCACCGATCGGGTCGACGCCAGGCCTCTCGCGGACGATCTATTCCAGTTCCGGGCAATTTCGCCAGCCTTCCCGGAACTCTGGGTTCTTGGGCAGGAAGAGAGGTGGGGATGCTGGTCGCTGGATTCGGAGTCCCATGATCTGCAATGGCGGAACCATCCACCCAAGCCAAACGTCGTTGGACAAATCCGCGATGCAAAGCAGAAGATCCACTATGTGGCCTTGGGCCGTGGAGCCCAATTGATTCCGTTCGTCCCGGATTCCGGGGCCAAGCCTGAACTGCCGGAAGACCCCTGGGGACGTGCCGCCGCGATGGCCTTGAGCCATCTGCAGGAGGATCTCATCGGCGTGCGGAACCAAGACCATCGGAAATTTCTTCTTGCCAAGGCCTTGGAGTCGGGAGTGATGGCGAGATCCCTCGAATACTGGGCTTTTTCGGAACCGCGTGACCAAGTGTTTCTCAAGGATCTCCTCAAGGCCTTGGGGTATGGCATCCAGCCAATTCCATCGAAATGACCCCGGTGCCGGAATTCCCCCCTTTCCAAGGAAACACGCACTGCCCTTGATCCGCAACTGATTCTGTCAAGCGAACCTAGGTTGATATTCTTTTCGGCTGGACCTCCTTTGCACTCCAATCCACCGCTGTGTTAACAGATTTTGTCGGTTCGAAGCCATGGATCTCCGCCACGACAAAGCAGAACAGGCCCCACCACACACAGATCGCCAGCACACCACCGGAAAGCTTGGGAACTCACTTCCCTACCTCATGGCCATCGAACACGCCGAAGAATGCCCCGACCACCAAGGCAATGGCCACGGCGACTTGCACCCTGCCGTAGAGGCGCTTGTGGAGTTTGAAAAGGAAGCGGTTCATTGGGGTCCGGCCCTCCGAAGGGTGAAAAGTTGGAGTCCTAAGAACCGGTCAGGCGGGGAGGAAAGCCTGGCCGGCTCGAAGGTGGGCAAGACGCTTCACTTAGAGGCTTGCTTGCGTCGATCTACTTGCCTTTTTCTTGCTGACTTTGCGTCTGGACTTGAAACAGGGAATCAAGGATTCGTTTTCCTGCTCCAAGGCGGAAATCCTTGTCGATCTTCTCGATTTTTTCCACCATCCGATTGACCGCTTCCGCAGTTTCCGGGCTGCATTCGTTGTTCAAGATCCCATGGTCGAAACGGATCGTGTCTCGGTTCGATGAAAATTGAAAGCTGCTACCGTCGCTCATGTTTTCGATCATGGAAACATGCCTCCCCTTATACAGCTCCCAATCCATCTTGATTTGCTTCGAAAGCCTAAGGGTGTCAGAAATTGCAAACAAGGAATCCCCTTTGTACATGGGAATGACGAGCTTTCCTCGGAACAGGTAATCGAAATGGATCTCTTTCCACCGATAACTGACTGGGGTGCGATGGAAGACAATATCCCCTTTCTTCTGGACCATCCCGGAATAGGCGGCGGAGCCAAGGCTCAGCGATGCGAACAGAACCGCCTGCCAGCGACGGAATGGACGGCTTGCTCTCTGGATGCTTCTCATGGTTTTCTTTCCTAGGGATGGGATTGGGGATTCCTTCGGAAAGGTAGCCCTGGGGTGGCGGAGGTGGTGGGTGTTGGTGGAGAGGATGGGGTGGCGCAGGGAGGTCGCCATGGGGTGACGGATCTGGCTGGGTTCGGGCGTGGAGGCGAGGGCGGCGCGGGAGGTCGCCCTCACCCTCTCCCTCTCCCCCCAGGGAGAGGGGATCGGGGTTTCAGGCGATTGGACTGGGTGGGCGACAGAAACTGGTGCGGGAGGAGAGGCGGGCTGGTGGGAGCGGTGGGCTTGGGGTGGCGGATGTGGTGGGGTTCGGACGCGGTGGCGAGGGTGGTAGCGGGGATCAGTCGTTGCTTGGTGCTGACTGCGGTTGGCCGAAGTAGTTCACGCGGACGGCTCTGAAGTGGCGAGACAGGCTCCATTGAAGGACTCGCTCGACATCCACTTGAAGAGGGCCATGCTGGGACAAGATCGAGATCCTGGGACGGAGTCGGATCAGGAGACCTGGAGCGACAGGATGGGACTCATTCGGAAATGTCTTGCCGATGACAAGAAGTCGGTTCAGAGAGCGTACGACGATCCCACCATAATAGGTGCCCTCAAAAATCTGCGAGACGATATCGAATCCATCATGGGTTCCGGTGATGCGAAGGACTGACCCGTCCCCCTCCTGACGGACGCAACGATCAGGTAGGTTTGAGTCATGGAAGTTAAGGCCAAAACGAAGCGCCGTGCATACGATCCTGGATTCAAGGAGCGGGCGGTCAAAATGGCAGCTGAAAGCCGGAACATCGCTGAGACAGCACGTCAACTGGGGGTTGGCTACAGTCTCCTCAACGGCTGGATCAACGCCGCAGAACTTGCCCGGAGCAAGGGCCAGGGGTTGGCGATGGCCCTGGAGGAAAAAGCCCGGTTGGCAGCCCTGGAGCGGGAAGTGGCCAATCTTCGAGAGGAGAACGAGATCCTAAAAAAAGCCACGGCGTACTTCGCGAGGGATCGAGTCCCGCCGAGAAGTACGCCTGGATCCAAGGGATGAGGGGTTCCCACAAGGTTGGATTGATGTGCAAGGCGTTGGGAGTCAGCCGGTCTGGTTTGGATGACTGGAGCAAACGTGACAAGACTCCCGATCATCAGGAACTCAGAGGCATGATCCACACGACCTTCAAACGGTTTCGTTGCACTTATGGACATCGTTCCATTCGACGCGAACTGTCCAAGGAAGGGGCATCATCATGGGCGTAAGTTGATTCTACGCTTGATGTCCGAGGACGGCTTGAGGCCCACGGCAAGCCTTCCCAAGCCATACGGCAAGGAAAAAGGCGTTGAACATCGAGTTGCCAAAAACCGTCTGGATCGGCATTTCATGGTGAGACGGGTGAATCGAGTCTGGACGTCGGACATCACCTACATATGGACTGCCTTGGGTTGGGTTTACCTTGCGGTGATTCTTGATCTATTCTCGCGACGGATCGTCGGTTGGTCAGTCAGCGACAAGCCTGATACGGCGCTGGTCAAGAGCGCGTTATCCAAGGCGATTCGGTTGAGGCGACCGAGACGCTGGCGGATCATGTTCCACTCCGACCAAGGCTGCCAATACACGTCCATTGAGCTTCAGGAGTACCTCAGGGATTCAGGGATCCTGCAGTCAATGAGCCGGCGAGGCCAGTGCTGGGACAACGCTCCAACGGAAAGCTTCTTCGGAACCATGAAGCAGGAAACGGGCATCGCAAGGTTCATTCTGGAGGACTGCCGCGCCGTGGAGATCGCAATGCTAGATTGGATCGACGGCTGGTACAATCAGACCCGAAGGCACACCACTCTCGATGGATGCAGCCCCATCGAATTCGAATCCAAAAAGGCTGCGTAACTTGTCCGCTCAGAGGGGGACTGGTCAGACATCCAAGGCGGAAGGGATTGTCGGCGTGTAGGAAAGCTTGGGGAAGTCCAATGTGTTGGGGATGCGCGACCAGTCGAAGGTGCGCCCGTTCACCATACAGCGGCCATGCATGGCGATCATTGAGGTCTTGCGGATCATGGGAAGTCAGACATTAAAGGGTCTGCGTTGGGAGAGAGGGCGTAGGCGGCATGGGGGAAGACCATCGAGGGGCTTTGCGGGAGGCACGAGGGGAACTCATTGTCGGTCCCCCCATACGATTTCAATGTCTCTTGAGTACGAGCCCGGAATGGGCCACCGTTTACCTGCATGTTGTGCCATGGCTGCTAGCCATTCTTCAGAGGTATGGAAGGTCGCCTGGATGAAAAATTCAGGGGTGAGGCTTGCAACGGATTGTTCAACCTGATCGTAAAGTGATTTGCATGTCGGTTTTACGCCGAGCTGAAAAGGGTGAGTTGCAAGGTCAACAAATCCACCATGATAATCAAGCTCCCACTGATGCCATATCTTCTGGATCTCTACGACCTGTTCGAGGATTTCTTGAGAGATCTCCGACATTCCGTAGATCAGACGGAGAGGAAACTCAGACCTTTCCTGGTTGAACGCCATGAAATACGGGCGCCCTTCGAAGTCTGCGAAACCTCGTTCGGGGAGGTCGTCATAATCATCCTCCGACTGGAAGATTTCCAGGCTGTAGATGAGTTTTGATCGCGCTTGGATCATTTTCCCCTCCCTGTCTTCTATTGACATTTTCTGTTCACTCATTCTAATTCTCGCGAAACAGACCCGCCACGTATACCGCGCACATCAAGAGACTCAATGTGATCGCGAGCCTGCGGCTGAACGTCGACCAACTCATTGTGTTTCCGCTTTTGGGGAAGGCACTGGCCAACAGGAAGTGGATGGTGGAAATTCCGATGGAAATCGCACCGCCAATCAGCATGCCGAAGAGGACCCCAGGCGGGCCAAGCTTGTAGGTCGCGGCGATCGAGAACGGCACCGAAAGAATCAGGCCGTTTCTGGCTCCGCTCAAGAGCAGCGAGTCTTCTATGTTCCGGGAGAATTGCATGGCTTACATCAACGCTCTTCTTGACGGATTTTGGTGACCGCTGAATCCTTGGACGGCTTGAGCCCTTGGGCAAGAAGCTGTTCGCGGAAAAGCAAGCCGGAAGGTAATTGCGGGATTTGAGACGAAATACCGGAAAGACGTGCGACGCTCTGGCCTCTACGTGTGAGCAGGATTTCCACACCTGCCACGGCCAAGTCGACCAGTTCCGGAAGGCGACGTCGTGCTTCGCTGAGTGTTGTGGATCTCATGGCTACCCCTTCAGTGTACAGCTTGCAGTGTACATCCAATGGGTACCCCTGATCGGCTTTGACGTCGATTGTGAACGGGAGCCTTTGGCTTGGCGGAGGTGGCTGGGTTCGGGAGTGGGGGCGAGGGCGGTGCGGAGCTCGCCCTCACCCTCCCCCTCTCCCCCCAGGGAGAGGGATTCGGGATTTCGGGCTTGCGGGCTGGGTGGGCGACAATTGCTGATGCGGGAGGAGAGGCGGGCTTGGGGTGGCGGATGTGGCTGGATGGAGGCGGAGAGGATGGGTTGGAGGAAGGACGTTTTGGGAATCGCCAGAATTTTCTCCCTAGTTTTCTCCCTAGGTTTCACCGAAGTTTTCACCGAATCTTTTGCCACGGTTGGATCTATCTAAGCGGCTTTCAGGCGCTCCGGACTTGCCTGGAATTAGGAAGCCTGATTGCGTCATTCGTCGGTGAAGAAGTCGTTGTCGATGCGTTTAATTTCGTAGCGGGAGACCAGCGAGACGCCGATGTCGT
This DNA window, taken from Fibrobacterota bacterium, encodes the following:
- a CDS encoding type II toxin-antitoxin system prevent-host-death family antitoxin, whose product is MRSTTLSEARRRLPELVDLAVAGVEILLTRRGQSVARLSGISSQIPQLPSGLLFREQLLAQGLKPSKDSAVTKIRQEER
- a CDS encoding IS3 family transposase produces the protein MILRLMSEDGLRPTASLPKPYGKEKGVEHRVAKNRLDRHFMVRRVNRVWTSDITYIWTALGWVYLAVILDLFSRRIVGWSVSDKPDTALVKSALSKAIRLRRPRRWRIMFHSDQGCQYTSIELQEYLRDSGILQSMSRRGQCWDNAPTESFFGTMKQETGIARFILEDCRAVEIAMLDWIDGWYNQTRRHTTLDGCSPIEFESKKAA
- a CDS encoding transposase, with the translated sequence MEVKAKTKRRAYDPGFKERAVKMAAESRNIAETARQLGVGYSLLNGWINAAELARSKGQGLAMALEEKARLAALEREVANLREENEILKKATAYFARDRVPPRSTPGSKG